The Setaria italica strain Yugu1 chromosome IX, Setaria_italica_v2.0, whole genome shotgun sequence genome has a window encoding:
- the LOC101785245 gene encoding protein DMP2: protein MSSSSSLAPRSGGVSMADRALRGMADLIKLLPSGTVFLFQFLTPLVTNNGHCSTFNKVLSGSLVALCGGFCAFSSFTDSYVGSDGRVYYGVVTRRGLHTFSPDPDTASRDLSAYRLRAGDFVHAALSLLVFATIALLDADTVACLYPALEVSERTMMAVLPPVVGGAAGYVFMVFPNNRHGIGYQPTRATEDFEHKY from the coding sequence atgtcgtcgtcgtcgtcgttggcgccgaggagcggcggcgtgagCATGGCGGACCGCGCGCTCCGCGGGATGGCGGACCTGATCAAACTCCTTCCCAGCGGCACGGTGTTCCTGTTCCAGTTCCTGACCCCCCTGGTCACCAACAACGGCCACTGCTCCACCTTCAACAAGGTCCTGAGCGGGTCCCTCGTGGCGCTCTGCGGCGGCTTCtgcgccttctcctccttcaCCGACAGCTACGTGGGCTCCGACGGCCGCGTCTACTACGGCGTCGTCACGCGCCGTGGCCTCCACACCTTCTCCCCGGACCCCGACACGGCGTCCCGGGACCTGTCGGCGTACCGGCTCCGCGCGGGGGACTTCGTCCACGCCGCGCTGTCGCTGCTGGTGTTCGCCACCATCGCGCTCCTGGACGCCGACACCGTGGCCTGCCTGTACCCGGCGCTGGAGGTCAGCGAGCGCACCATGATGGCCGTGCTCCCCCccgtcgtcggcggcgccgctggGTACGTGTTCATGGTGTTCCCCAACAACCGCCACGGCATCGGGTACCAGCCCACGCGCGCCACCGAGGACTTCGAGCACAAGTACTAG